A genomic region of Trifolium pratense cultivar HEN17-A07 linkage group LG3, ARS_RC_1.1, whole genome shotgun sequence contains the following coding sequences:
- the LOC123913908 gene encoding pentatricopeptide repeat-containing protein At4g30825, chloroplastic — MASLIRLSISLDSFDSIPTRNPNSKPHLRTSKPTLPTPNKSHIKTDFKFSNASFRALTNKQDWKAAEKLVRQMILASDSSEPLTYHVFNTLIYACSKRGLVKLGSKWFKMMLDCSVTPNMATFGMLMRLYQKTCNVEEAEFAMSEMKRFGIVCESAYSSMITIYTRLGLYEKAESVIELIKTQVIVLNVENWLVILNAYCQQGKMVEAERVLLRMEVEAGFCINNVVVYNTMITGYGKASNMDGAESVFSSLGLRGIEPDETSYRSMIEGWGRATNYEKARWYYDELKRLGFKPNSSNLFTMIKLQANKGDFEGVVGTVDDMVRCGCHYSSIISTLVSVYESAGKVHELPRLLKGSFYRHILVNQSCCSTVVMAYVKNKLVEDALRVLSDKKWKDSRYEDNLYHLLICSCREEGLLEDAVGIYKQMTETDDNEKKLNKHIVCTMIDIYSVMGRFKDAEMLYHKLKTSSSSNSLDMIAFSIAVRMYVRAGSLKDACSVLDDIDKRPDIVPDMFLLRDMLRIYQRCNMVDKLEKVYCKISKDRVNWDQEVYNCVLNCCAQALPVDELSRLFDEMLQRGFVPNTITYNVMLHVFGKAKLFKKVERLYCMARKQGLVDVITYNTIIATYGKNKDFSNMSRTVHKMQFDGFSVSLEAYNSMLDAYGKDGQMNAFRSVLQRMKESNCASDLYTYNTIINIYGEQGWIEEVADVLAELNECGLQPDLCSYNTLIKAYGIAGMVEESVNVIREMRKNGIEPDHKTYTNLIEALKRNDKFLEAVKWSLWMKQMKL; from the coding sequence ATGGCCTCACTAATTAGACTCTCCATTTCTCTCGACTCTTTCGATTCAATCCCTACTCGTAACCCCAATTCCAAACCTCATCTTCGTACTTCCAAACCAACGCTTCCCACCCCAAACAAATCACATATCAAAACCGATTTCAAATTCAGCAACGCATCGTTTCGTGCATTAACCAACAAACAGGATTGGAAAGCCGCCGAAAAACTGGTTCGTCAAATGATTCTTGCTTCGGATTCTTCCGAACCACTAACCTATCATGTTTTCAACACACTAATCTACGCTTGTTCAAAACGTGGATTAGTCAAATTAGGTTCTAAATGGTTCAAAATGATGTTAGATTGTAGCGTTACACCGAATATGGCGACGTTTGGAATGTTAATGCGACTTTACCAGAAGACTTGCAATGTTGAAGAAGCGGAATTTGCTATGTCAGAGATGAAAAGGTTTGGTATAGTTTGTGAATCTGCTTATTCGTCTATGATAACAATTTATACGCGGTTAGGGTTATATGAAAAAGCTGAAAGTGTAATTGAGTTGATCAAGACTCAAGTAATTGTTTTGAATGTTGAAAATTGGTTGGTAATTTTGAATGCTTATTGTCAACAAGGGAAAATGGTGGAAGCCGAACGAGTTTTGCTGAGAATGGAAGTGGAGGCTGGGTTTTGTATTAATAATGTTGTTGTTTATAATACTATGATAACTGGGTATGGTAAGGCCTCAAATATGGATGGTGCCGAGAGTGTGTTTTCGAGTTTGGGTTTGAGAGGGATTGAGCCTGATGAAACTAGTTATCGCTCCATGATTGAGGGTTGGGGTAGAGCTACTAATTATGAAAAGGCTAGGTGGTATTATGACGAGTTGAAGAGGTTAGGGTTTAAGCCGAATTCGTCTAATTTGTTTACGATGATAAAGTTGCAAGCGAACAAGGGAGATTTCGAAGGTGTGGTTGGAACAGTTGATGACATGGTTAGATGTGGATGTCATTATTCTTCGATAATTAGTACTCTTGTTAGTGTTTATGAGAGTGCTGGGAAGGTTCACGAGTTACCACGTTTGCTCAAAGGTTCGTTTTATCGGCACATTTTGGTTAACCAAAGCTGTTGTTCCACTGTGGTAATGGCTTATGTGAAGAACAAGTTGGTGGAAGATGCGCTTAGAGTGTTGAGTGATAAGAAATGGAAGGATTCGAGGTACGAGGATAATTTATATCACCTGTTGATTTGTTCTTGCAGAGAGGAAGGTTTGCTAGAGGATGCTGTTGGAATATATAAGCAGATGACAGAAACTGATGACAACGAGAAGAAGCTCAACAAGCACATTGTTTGTacaatgattgacatttataGTGTCATGGGACGTTTCAAAGATGCAGAGATGTTGTATCACAAGCTCAAGACGTCTTCTTCATCAAATTCCTTGGATATGATTGCTTTTAGCATTGCTGTGAGGATGTACGTTCGAGCTGGATCTTTGAAAGACGCTTGTTCTGTTTTGGATGATATTGACAAGCGGCCCGATATTGTTCCAGACATGTTTTTGTTGCGTGATATGCTGCGTATTTATCAGAGATGTAACATGGTGGATAAGTTAGAAAAAGTGTACTGCAAGATCTCGAAAGATCGGGTTAATTGGGATCAGGAAGTTTATAATTGTGTCCTAAATTGCTGTGCTCAGGCTCTGCCGGTAGATGAGCTTTCGAGGCTTTTTGATGAGATGCTCCAGCGAGGATTCGTGCCAAACACAATTACCTATAATGTCATGCTTCATGTTTTCGGGAAAGCAAAACTTTTCAAGAAAGTTGAGAGGCTGTACTGTATGGCTAGGAAACAAGGCCTGGTTGATGTCATCACTTACAATACTATTATAGCTACTTATGGCAAAAATAAGGACTTCAGCAACATGTCAAGAACTGTTCACAAGATGCAATTTGATGGATTCTCAGTTTCCCTTGAGGCGTACAATTCGATGCTGGATGCTTACGGAAAAGATGGCCAAATGAACGCGTTTAGATCTGTTCTGCAAAGGATGAAGGAATCAAATTGTGCTTCTGATCTCTACACATACAACACCATTATCAATATCTACGGGGAACAAGGATGGATTGAAGAAGTCGCCGATGTGCTTGCGGAATTGAATGAATGCGGACTTCAACCTGATTTGTGCAGCTATAACACTTTGATCAAGGCATATGGAATTGCAGGAATGGTCGAAGAGTCTGTAAACGTGATCAGGGAAATGAGAAAAAATGGAATAGAACCTGACCACAAAACCTACACTAATCTTATCGAGGCACTGAAGCGCAATGATAAGTTTTTAGAAGCTGTTAAATGGTCGCTATGGATGAAGCAgatgaaattataa